The Miscanthus floridulus cultivar M001 chromosome 17, ASM1932011v1, whole genome shotgun sequence genome has a window encoding:
- the LOC136517402 gene encoding small ribosomal subunit protein eS4-like: MARGLKKHLKRLNAPKHWMLDKLGGAFAPKPSSGPHKARECLPLILILRNRLKYALTYREVISILMQRHVMVDGKVRTDKTYPSGFMDVVSIPKTGENFRLLYDTKGRFRLHSIRDDEAKFKMCKVRSVQFGQKGIPFLNTYDGRTIRYPDPLIKANDTIKIDLETNKIVDFIKFDVGNVVMVTGGRNTGRVGVIKSREKHKGSFETIHVEDSLGHQFATRMGNVFIIGKDKKPWVSLPKGKGIKLSIIEEARKRNAEAAAEA, from the exons ATG GCGAGGGGTTTGAAGAAACATCTGAAGAGGCTCAATGCTCCGAAGCATTGGATGCTTGACAAGCTTGGTGGAGCATTT GCACCCAAGCCTTCATCTGGTCCCCACAAAGCCAGGGAGTGCTTGCCTTTGATCCTCATCCTCAGGAACAGGTTGAAGTATGCTCTGACCTACCGTGAAGTCATTTCAATCTTGATGCAACGACATGTTATGGTTGATGGAAAGGTCAGGACTGATAAGACATATCCATCTGGATTCATGG ATGTTGTGTCAATTCCGAAGACGGGGGAGAATTTCCGCCTTCTCTATGATACCAAGGGGCGCTTCCGTCTCCACAGTATCAGGGATGATGAGGCCAAG TTCAAGATGTGCAAGGTGCGGTCTGTGCAATTTGGGCAGAAGGGCATCCCTTTCCTGAACACCTACGATGGGCGCACAATCCGCTACCCAGACCCCCTAATCAAGGCCAATGACACCATCAAGATTGACCTGGAGACCAACAAAATTGTGGACTTCATCAAGTTTGATGTTGGGAACGTCGTGATGGTGACTGGTGGAAGGAACACTGGTCGTGTTGGGGTGATAAAGAGCAGGGAGAAGCATAAGGGCAGCTTTGAGACTATCCACGTTGAGGATTCCCTGGGCCACCAGTTTGCCACCCGCATGGGCAACGTGTTCATCATTGGCAAGGACAAGAAACCGTGGGTGTCTCTTCCCAAGGGCAAGGGCATCAAGCTTAGCATCATTGAGGAGGCAAGGAAGCGCAATGCTGAGGCTGCTGCTGAGGCTTGA